A stretch of the Leopardus geoffroyi isolate Oge1 chromosome B2, O.geoffroyi_Oge1_pat1.0, whole genome shotgun sequence genome encodes the following:
- the ZC2HC1B gene encoding zinc finger C2HC domain-containing protein 1B isoform X3: protein MAETEAFLADGNQELLPCEVCGRRFAADVLERHGPICRKLFNKKRKPFNSLKQRLQGTDILIVRTAPQSKHQPVRRSNWRQQHEDFINAIRSAKQSTLAVKEGRPLPPPPPPSINPDYIQCPYCMRRFNETAASRHINFCKDQSSRRVFDPAQTAAKMASRVQARAQMSPKKEPTVTSAVRVLLQNRALGSPTVVPARPDGLPLSACVAVYPGMPPKGGERQTAVP from the exons ATGGCTGAGACAGAAGCGTTTTTAGCCG ATGGCAATCAGGAGTTACTTCCCTGTGAAGTCTGTGGAAGACGCTTTGCAGCAGATGTTCTG GAAAGACATGGACCAATATGTAGGAAACTCTTCAACAAAAAGCGTAAACCTTTCAATTCCCTGAAACAAAGATTACAGGGCACTGACATTCTCATTGTGAGAACAGCTCCTCAGTCCAAG catCAACCTGTGAGGAGATCTAACTGGAGACAACAGCATGAAGATTTCATTAATGCAATCCGTTCAGCCAAGCAGTCTACACTAGCCGTTAAAGAAGGCCGacctctcccacctccacctcctccatcCATCAACCCAG ATTATATTCAGTGCCCATACTGTATGAGGAGGTTTAATGAAACCGCAGCCAGTCGGCATATTAATTTCTGCAAGGATCAGTCTTCTCGCCGAGTCTTTGATCCAGCCCAGACAGCAGCCAAAATGGCATCCAGGGTGCAG GCTAGGGCTCAGATGAGTCCAAAAAAAGAGCCAACTGTAACCAGTGCCGTGAGAGTGTTGCTGCAGAACAGGGCCCTGGGATCCCCGACTGTGGTCCCAGCTAGGCCAG acgGTCTCCCCTTATCAGCCTGCGTGGCTGTGTACCCAGGAATGCCACCTAAGGGGGGGGAAAGGCAGACAGCTGTTCCATAA
- the ZC2HC1B gene encoding zinc finger C2HC domain-containing protein 1B isoform X2, whose translation MRKCLFFFLPCLCKEVWIDGNQELLPCEVCGRRFAADVLERHGPICRKLFNKKRKPFNSLKQRLQGTDILIVRTAPQSKHQPVRRSNWRQQHEDFINAIRSAKQSTLAVKEGRPLPPPPPPSINPDYIQCPYCMRRFNETAASRHINFCKDQSSRRVFDPAQTAAKMASRVQARAQMSPKKEPTVTSAVRVLLQNRALGSPTVVPARPGLAVDPASGAKLRQGFTKSSKKD comes from the exons AtgagaaaatgtcttttcttttttctaccatGCCTTTGTAAGGAAGTGTGGATTG ATGGCAATCAGGAGTTACTTCCCTGTGAAGTCTGTGGAAGACGCTTTGCAGCAGATGTTCTG GAAAGACATGGACCAATATGTAGGAAACTCTTCAACAAAAAGCGTAAACCTTTCAATTCCCTGAAACAAAGATTACAGGGCACTGACATTCTCATTGTGAGAACAGCTCCTCAGTCCAAG catCAACCTGTGAGGAGATCTAACTGGAGACAACAGCATGAAGATTTCATTAATGCAATCCGTTCAGCCAAGCAGTCTACACTAGCCGTTAAAGAAGGCCGacctctcccacctccacctcctccatcCATCAACCCAG ATTATATTCAGTGCCCATACTGTATGAGGAGGTTTAATGAAACCGCAGCCAGTCGGCATATTAATTTCTGCAAGGATCAGTCTTCTCGCCGAGTCTTTGATCCAGCCCAGACAGCAGCCAAAATGGCATCCAGGGTGCAG GCTAGGGCTCAGATGAGTCCAAAAAAAGAGCCAACTGTAACCAGTGCCGTGAGAGTGTTGCTGCAGAACAGGGCCCTGGGATCCCCGACTGTGGTCCCAGCTAGGCCAG GATTAGCAGTGGACCCTGCTTCTGGAGCAAAACTCAGACAAGGATTTACTAAATCTTCTAAAAAAGATTAA
- the ZC2HC1B gene encoding zinc finger C2HC domain-containing protein 1B isoform X4 encodes MAETEAFLADGNQELLPCEVCGRRFAADVLERHGPICRKLFNKKRKPFNSLKQRLQGTDILIVRTAPQSKHQPVRRSNWRQQHEDFINAIRSAKQSTLAVKEGRPLPPPPPPSINPDYIQCPYCMRRFNETAASRHINFCKDQSSRRVFDPAQTAAKMASRVQARAQMSPKKEPTVTSAVRVLLQNRALGSPTVVPARPGLAVDPASGAKLRQGFTKSSKKD; translated from the exons ATGGCTGAGACAGAAGCGTTTTTAGCCG ATGGCAATCAGGAGTTACTTCCCTGTGAAGTCTGTGGAAGACGCTTTGCAGCAGATGTTCTG GAAAGACATGGACCAATATGTAGGAAACTCTTCAACAAAAAGCGTAAACCTTTCAATTCCCTGAAACAAAGATTACAGGGCACTGACATTCTCATTGTGAGAACAGCTCCTCAGTCCAAG catCAACCTGTGAGGAGATCTAACTGGAGACAACAGCATGAAGATTTCATTAATGCAATCCGTTCAGCCAAGCAGTCTACACTAGCCGTTAAAGAAGGCCGacctctcccacctccacctcctccatcCATCAACCCAG ATTATATTCAGTGCCCATACTGTATGAGGAGGTTTAATGAAACCGCAGCCAGTCGGCATATTAATTTCTGCAAGGATCAGTCTTCTCGCCGAGTCTTTGATCCAGCCCAGACAGCAGCCAAAATGGCATCCAGGGTGCAG GCTAGGGCTCAGATGAGTCCAAAAAAAGAGCCAACTGTAACCAGTGCCGTGAGAGTGTTGCTGCAGAACAGGGCCCTGGGATCCCCGACTGTGGTCCCAGCTAGGCCAG GATTAGCAGTGGACCCTGCTTCTGGAGCAAAACTCAGACAAGGATTTACTAAATCTTCTAAAAAAGATTAA
- the ZC2HC1B gene encoding zinc finger C2HC domain-containing protein 1B isoform X1: MRKCLFFFLPCLCKEVWIDGNQELLPCEVCGRRFAADVLERHGPICRKLFNKKRKPFNSLKQRLQGTDILIVRTAPQSKHQPVRRSNWRQQHEDFINAIRSAKQSTLAVKEGRPLPPPPPPSINPDYIQCPYCMRRFNETAASRHINFCKDQSSRRVFDPAQTAAKMASRVQARAQMSPKKEPTVTSAVRVLLQNRALGSPTVVPARPDGLPLSACVAVYPGMPPKGGERQTAVP; the protein is encoded by the exons AtgagaaaatgtcttttcttttttctaccatGCCTTTGTAAGGAAGTGTGGATTG ATGGCAATCAGGAGTTACTTCCCTGTGAAGTCTGTGGAAGACGCTTTGCAGCAGATGTTCTG GAAAGACATGGACCAATATGTAGGAAACTCTTCAACAAAAAGCGTAAACCTTTCAATTCCCTGAAACAAAGATTACAGGGCACTGACATTCTCATTGTGAGAACAGCTCCTCAGTCCAAG catCAACCTGTGAGGAGATCTAACTGGAGACAACAGCATGAAGATTTCATTAATGCAATCCGTTCAGCCAAGCAGTCTACACTAGCCGTTAAAGAAGGCCGacctctcccacctccacctcctccatcCATCAACCCAG ATTATATTCAGTGCCCATACTGTATGAGGAGGTTTAATGAAACCGCAGCCAGTCGGCATATTAATTTCTGCAAGGATCAGTCTTCTCGCCGAGTCTTTGATCCAGCCCAGACAGCAGCCAAAATGGCATCCAGGGTGCAG GCTAGGGCTCAGATGAGTCCAAAAAAAGAGCCAACTGTAACCAGTGCCGTGAGAGTGTTGCTGCAGAACAGGGCCCTGGGATCCCCGACTGTGGTCCCAGCTAGGCCAG acgGTCTCCCCTTATCAGCCTGCGTGGCTGTGTACCCAGGAATGCCACCTAAGGGGGGGGAAAGGCAGACAGCTGTTCCATAA